In a single window of the Campylobacter fetus subsp. testudinum 03-427 genome:
- a CDS encoding putative iron(III) ABC transporter, permease protein (Pfam matches to PF00528.18 BPD_transp_1, and to PF00528.18 BPD_transp_1): MKILKFGAIFVALVIVFPLFFIFIEMFFGDFSLLNHFGKYLLLGYIKDTFLLLVGVLVSTITIACISAYLVANYKFPFSRFFEFALVLPLAIPAYIFSFAYVGLMDYNGEFMKVFGFRIDMMNIWGAIFVISLSLYPYIYMFAKTSFKTGSKTVFELAKIYNVNGFMTFFKISLPLARPAIFGGAMLVAMETLSDYGTAAYYGVNTFSAGIFKVWYDLDDSYLASFLAGILMVIVFFIMFGEYLNKKSYSFNNNTSLSLKPVNLSKTAKFFAFLWCFTIFMIAFALPFYWLVYWSIFGDVKFDMSFIKMASNSLFIAILASVLIVVVGLFLTFSSRFFVSKLVKTIVLKCSSLGYALPGASVGVCVMIVFGYIDRNFGTSLLSSSFVVLMFGYLVRFMTASIYALDSGYSKISKFIDDAAKVMKISLWSMFFKVHLPLLKHFILLAFTLAFVDIVKELPLSLILRPFEFETLSIRAFFYATDERLYSAALPSLLIVLISLCAVVFVEIYARNKSK; this comes from the coding sequence GTGAAAATACTCAAATTTGGGGCGATTTTTGTCGCCCTAGTTATCGTTTTTCCTCTGTTTTTTATATTTATAGAGATGTTTTTTGGCGATTTTTCGCTTCTAAATCATTTTGGTAAATATCTACTTCTTGGATATATCAAAGATACTTTTTTACTCTTAGTTGGTGTCTTGGTATCTACTATCACGATCGCTTGTATAAGTGCGTATTTGGTGGCAAATTATAAATTTCCGTTTAGTAGATTTTTTGAGTTTGCGCTTGTGTTGCCTTTGGCGATCCCTGCTTATATATTTAGTTTTGCTTATGTTGGACTTATGGATTATAATGGTGAGTTTATGAAAGTTTTTGGATTTCGCATAGATATGATGAATATCTGGGGTGCGATTTTCGTGATAAGTTTATCGCTATATCCGTATATCTATATGTTTGCTAAAACTAGTTTTAAAACAGGAAGTAAAACGGTATTTGAATTGGCGAAAATTTATAATGTTAATGGTTTTATGACGTTTTTTAAGATATCTTTACCGCTAGCAAGACCTGCTATTTTTGGTGGAGCTATGCTTGTAGCTATGGAAACTTTAAGCGATTATGGAACGGCAGCGTATTACGGAGTAAATACGTTTAGTGCTGGAATTTTTAAGGTTTGGTATGATCTTGATGACTCATATCTAGCAAGCTTTTTGGCTGGAATTTTAATGGTTATAGTATTTTTTATTATGTTTGGTGAATATCTTAATAAAAAATCCTATAGTTTCAACAACAATACGTCTCTTAGTCTAAAACCTGTAAATCTCTCAAAAACGGCTAAATTCTTTGCGTTTTTATGGTGTTTTACTATATTTATGATAGCTTTTGCTCTGCCTTTTTACTGGCTTGTTTATTGGTCGATTTTTGGCGACGTTAAATTTGATATGAGTTTTATCAAAATGGCTTCAAATTCATTATTTATCGCCATTTTAGCTTCTGTTTTGATAGTTGTGGTAGGACTGTTTTTAACATTTTCATCAAGATTTTTTGTTTCAAAGCTAGTAAAAACCATTGTTTTGAAATGTTCATCTTTAGGATACGCACTTCCTGGCGCTAGTGTCGGAGTTTGCGTGATGATAGTTTTTGGTTATATAGATAGAAATTTCGGTACGAGTTTGCTCTCAAGCAGCTTTGTAGTGCTTATGTTTGGCTATCTGGTGCGTTTTATGACTGCTAGTATTTACGCTCTTGATAGTGGTTATTCAAAGATTTCTAAATTTATAGATGACGCAGCTAAAGTTATGAAAATCAGCCTTTGGAGTATGTTTTTTAAAGTGCATTTACCGCTTTTAAAACACTTCATTTTACTTGCTTTTACTCTAGCTTTTGTAGATATCGTAAAAGAGCTTCCTTTGAGTTTGATTTTGCGTCCGTTTGAGTTTGAAACTCTGAGTATAAGAGCGTTTTTTTACGCGACTGATGAGAGACTTTACTCGGCTGCATTGCCAAGTTTGCTTATAGTTTTGATATCGTTATGCGCTGTTGTTTTTGTAGAAATTTACGCTCGCAATAAGTCTAAATAG